The sequence ACGGGGATGGGCACGATGCGATATCCGCATTGGGCGATCGTCCGGCGCACGATGGGATAACCGGGGTCCTCGCACCAGATACGGTCGCCGGCTTTCAGGATCGCGCTCAGCACGATGCGCAGCGCGTGCAGCGTGCCTGATGTGAGCATGATCTGATCGGGGTCGCAGCGCAGGCCTCGCGCCGACAGCAGGTGATCGGCGATCGCCGCGCGCAGCTCGCGGCTGCCGCGGGGATCGCCATAGTGCAGATGCTCGGGTCCGAATGCGCGCATGCGGCGGCCGACGAAAGCGCGGAACCGCTGCACGGCGCGCTCGTCGATATGGGTGCAGCCGAGCGCGAATGCGCCCTGCCGCGGTGCTTCGATCACGGCCTTGGGCGTCTTCGCCTCGGCGGCGCGCGCCGGAATCCGGGCTGCGACGAAGGTGCCGGAGCCGACGGTCGCCTCGGCAAAGCCGTCCGCAATCAGCCGCTCATAGGCGGCGACGACGGCGTTGCGGCGAAAGCCCGTCTGCTTGGCCAGCGTCCGCGACGGCGGAAGCGGCTCGCCGGGCCTGACGAGACCCGCGACGATCATCTCGCACAGCGCCTGGTAGAGCCGGTGCGCGGCGGATGCGCCCGCCGTGATGTGCGGACCAGTAAGGTTGAGCGGCAGCTCGGGCTTTGACAGAGCAGGGGCCTTGGCCGCCGCGGACGAATTGGTCGGAATTTTTTGCATGGAATTGGCACTATCGCAGACCAAATCCGCGGCTACAACTCTCCGGGATTGTTTCATTTCCGAGGAGCCGGCCGTGAGCCAGGTTGAGATTTCGAATTCCTATCCGACGTCAGCGCGCAACCAGGTGAAGCGCCGTCACGACCGCGGCTTCTACGATCACGCGACCGTTCACCGCATCCTGGATTCCTCGATGCTGTGCCATGTGTCCTACGTGATCGACGGCCAGCCCTATTGCACGCCGACATTCTTCTGGCGCGAAGGCACGAAGCTGTATTGGCACGGGAGTAGCGCCAGCCGCATGCTGCGCAACCAGACCAGAGGCGAGCGCGTCTGCCTGACCGTCGCCCATCTCGACAGTCTCGTGCTGGCCCGCTGTGGCTTCAACCATTCCGCCGACTACCGCGCGGTGATGGCGTTCGGCACCGCCTATCTCGTCACCGATCCCGCCGAGAAGGAGCGTGCGGTGATCGCGATGGTCGACCGCTTTTTCCCGGGCCGCACCGCCAGCCTGCGCCAAAGCAACACGCAGGAGATCAAGGCGACCTCATTCATTGCGATGGAGATCGAGGAGGCCTCGGCCAAGGTCCGTGCCAAGGGCGTGGCCGACGACGACGAGGACTACGAATTGCCTGTTTACGCCGAGCGCATTCCGGTGCGCACCGTGCTCGGCGCGCCCGAGCCGTGTCCGCGCCTGCTCGACGGCGTCAGCCGTCCTGCGACGCTGGATGGCTATTCGGAAGGCCGGCTGCTCGAAGATGCATTGCGGGATGCGTATTTTGTGGAGTACCCGAACGGCTGAAATCGGCTAGCTTGCGCATCCCTCGAACGATGCGAATGCCTGGAGTTGCCTGATGAATGCCGAAATGCAGCAGAGGATCCTCGATGCCGTCGATGCCGGCTTCGAAGCCCAACTGGCGACCACGCGCGATTTCGTCGCGATCCCCTCGACCCGCGGCGCCGAGGGACCGTGCCAGGACATGATCGGCGACCTCCTGCGCGAGCGCGGCTATGAGGTCGACGACTGGCACATCAATGTCGACGACCTCAAGGACCTGCGCGGCTTTGGCCCGATCGAGCACGATTTCTCCAAGGCGCGTTCCGTGGTGGGGACCTACCGTCCGCAAACCAGCGCCGGCAAATCGCTGATCCTCCAGGGCCACTGCGACGTGGTGCCGGCAGGTCCGCTGGATTTGTGGGAGACGCCACCGTTCTCGCCCGTGATCAAGAACGGCAAGATGTTCGGTCGCGGCGCCTGCGACATGAAGTCGGGCACGATCGGCGCGCTTTATGCGCTCGATGCGATCAAGGCGGCGGGCTTGAAGCCGACGGCGCGGATCCACTTCCAATCCGTGATCGAGGAGGAGAGCACCGGCGTCGGCGCACTCTCGACGCTACAGCGCGGTTATCGCGCCGACGCCTGCTTCATTCCCGAGCCGACCGGCGGCAAGATGGTGCGATCGCAGGTCGGGGTGATCTGGTTCCGCCTGCGCGTGAAGGGACACCCGACCCACGTGGCCTTCGCAGGTTCAGGCGCGAATGCGATCATGGCGGCCTATCACCTGATCCAGGCCCTGCAAAAGCTCGAGATCGAATGGAACGAGCGCGCGAAAGCCGATCGGCACTTCAAGACGCTCAACCATCCCATCAACTTCAATCCCGGCATCATCAAGGGCGGCGACTGGGCCTCCAGCGTCCCGGCCTGGTGCGACGTCGATTGCCGGATTGCCGTGTTGCCAGGCTGGTCGATTGCGGATCACCAGAAGGAGATCATGGCGTGCGTTGCGGCTGCTGCGCGTAATCACCGCTTCCTCGCCAATAACCCGCCGGAAGTCGAATGGTCGGGCTTCCTATCGGAGGGCTACGAACTGACTGACGCCGCCGCGCCCGAGGCTGCCTTCGGCAAGGCCTTCAACACCGTCTATGGTGGCGCGGTCGAAGACCTCGTCTTCACCGCGCTCACCGACACCCGGTTCTACGGCCTCAACCACGGCATCCCAAGCCTGTGCTTCGGCGCCAGCGGCGGCGAGATGCATGGCTTCAACGAATATGTCGACCTAGATTCGCTGAAGAAGACGACCAAGGCGATGGCGCTGTTCATCGCGGAATGGTGCGGCGTGGAGAAGGCGTAGGCCTCTCTCCGCGGTCATTGCGACGAAGCAATCCAGGCTGTTGCCGCGGAGGCAGGCTGGATTGCTTCGCTGCGCTCGCAATGACGGATGATAGTTCTGGAGGGTGGGCAGGGTGGGCAAAGGCGCTCCTGCGCCATGCGGCCTCGGCGGCAGCGCCGTGTGCCCGAAACACGGGCTGTCAAATTCCTTTAAGCTTAAAAGAAAGACTAGGATGGTGGTCTGTCCGGTGGCAGACTGGTGTTCAGTTCGCTGAACAAGTCCCAGGGAGTGACCATGCGCGATTGGGATGATGCTTATGCCAATTCGGCCCATATCCCGGGCTCGGACAAGATGCCGGCGCTGTGGGCGGAGCGGGCGGCGGCCTATCGTGCCGGGCTCAAGGATTTTCGTGCGGACATCGCCTATGGCACCGGCGAGCGCCAGCACATCGACCTGGTCCTGCCGGACGGTGACAGCAAGGGCCTCGTCGTCTTCGTGCATGGCGGCTATTGGATGCGCTTCGACAAATCGACCTGGACAGATCTCGCCGAAGGCGCGCGTCACCATGGCTGGACGGTGGCGCTGCCGAGCTACACGTTGACCCCGGCCGCGCGCATCTCCGACATCACTGCCGAGATCAGGGCCGCGATCGCGAAAGCGGCTTCGCTGGTCGCGGGGCCGATCCGGCTCGCCGGCCACTCCGCCGGCGGCCATCTCGTCACGCGTATGCTGTGCGACGACAGCCGGCTCGATCCTGCCGTCTACAATCGCATCGCCGGCACGCTCTCGATCAGCGGCCTGCATGATCTGCGGCCGCTGCTCAAGACCAAAATGAACGAGACGCTGCGCATGACCATTGAGGAGGCGACGCTGGAGAGCGCGGCGCTGCATCTGCCGCGCGGACATGCGCCTGTGACCGCCTGGGTCGGCGGCAGCGAGCGTCCGGAGTTCATCCGCCAGTCCGACCTGATGGCCAATATCTGGACCGGTTTCGACGTGCCGACGCGCCTCGTCGTCGATCCCGGGCTCAACCATTTTACGGTGATCGATGGGCTCAAGGACCCATCGTCGCCGATCACTGCGCGCCTGATCGGCCTCGATTGACGCGGCAGGGATGATCGATCGAAAGGACCCGTCATGACGTCCAGCGATTACGATCCTGCAAGAGAAGGTGCCGAGACGGATTTCGCCCGGCGCATGTCCTATGGCGACTATCTGGCATTGGATGCGATCCTCGGGGCGCAGCATCCGCTCTCGGAAGCCCATGACGAGATGCTGTTCATCATCCAGCATCAGACCACGGAGCTGTGGATGCGCCTTGCCATCCACGAGCTCAGCGCCGCGCGCCGCGCCATCGCACGTGACGAAGTGCAGCCCGCGATGAAGATGCTGGCGCGGGTCTCGCGCATCTTCGAGCAGCTCAACGGCGCTTGGGACGTGCTGCGCACTATGACGCCGAGCGAATATACCCGCTTTCGTTCGCAACTCGGCCAGTCGTCGGGCTTCCAGTCGCGCCAGTACCGGCTGATCGAATTTCTGCTCGGCAACCGCAACCATGCCATGCTCAAGCCGCACGCCCACGATGTGGAGACGACAAAATTGCTCGAAGCCGAGCTCGCGACGCCCAGCCTCTATGACGAGGTGCTGCGGCTCGCGGACCGCCATGGGCTCAAGATGCCTGCGGCCGTGCTGTCGCGCGACGTCCGCGAGACCCATGGCTTCAACGAGGGTGTGCTGCAGGCCTGGCGTATCGTCTACGAGGCGCCGGAGACGCATTGGATGCTCTATGAGCTTGCCGAGAAGCTGGTCGATTTCGAGGACTATTTCCGGCGCTGGCGCTTCAACCATGTGACGACGGTCGAGCGCGTGATCGGCTTCAAGCGCGGCACCGGCGGCACTGGCGGCGTCAGCTATCTCAAGCGGATGCTGGAGGTCGAGCTGTTTCCCGAGCTCTGGCGCGTGCGCACCATTCTCTGAGAGATCTTCATGCCCCAGCTTCGCGTCTATGACGACACCAGGGCGTTGTTCCATCTGCCCGACGGCGTGATCTATCTCGACGGCAATTCGCTCGGTGCGCTGCCATCAGGCGTGGGCGAGCGCGTTAGCCGCGTCATCACCGACGAATGGGGCAATGAGCTGATCCGCGCCTGGAACACCGCGGGCTGGTATGCCCAGCCGCGCCATGTCGGCGATCGCATCGCGCGGCTGATCGGCGCGGAATCCGGCTCCGTGATGGTCGGGGACACACTGTCGCTCAAGGTCTATCAGGCGCTCGCGGCCGCGCTCGACATGAATGCGTCGCGGAAGGCGATCCTGTCAGACACCGGCAATTTTCCGACGGACCTCTACATGGCCGAAGGCCTGATTCAAACGCTCGGGCGCGGCCATCAATTGCGCCTGGTGGCGCCGGAGGAGATCGAGGTCGCGCTCTCGGAGGAGATCGCCGTCCTGTACATCACCGAGGTCGACTATCGCACCGGCCGCCGCCACGACATGGCGAAGCTCACCGCCAAAGCGCACACACTCGGCATCGTCACGCTCTGGGATCTCGCGCACTCCGCCGGCGCTCTGCCCGTCGATCTCTCCGGCTGCGGCGCCGATTTCGCCGCCGGGTGCACCTACAAATATCTCAACGCCGGTCCCGGCGCGCCGGCGTTCCTCTACGTCGCGCCCCGCCATGCCGACAGCGCGCGTGCCGCTCTGTCCGGTTGGATGGGGCACGCAAAGCCGTTCGCATTCGAGCTCGCTTATGCGGCGGCCGGCGGCGTCGAGCGCATGCGTGTCGGCACGCCGCCGGTGTTGGCGATGGCGGCGCTGGAGGCCTCGCTCGACATCTGGGACAGGGTTGATATTGCCGAGGTCCGTGCGCGTTCGCTAGCGCTCGGCGATCTCCTGATCGCCGAGGTCGAGCGCCGTTGTCCAGCTCTGAGGCTGGTGACGCCGCGCGCGCATGAATGTCGCGGCTCGCAGGTTTCCTTCGCCTTCGACGGCGGCTACGCCGCCATGCAGGCCCTGATCGCCCGCGGCGTCATCGGCGACTTTCGCGCACCGGACATCATGCGGTTCGGAATCACGCCGCTGTATGTCGGCGAGGACGAGATCGTCCGCGCCGCCGAGATCATCGAGGAGGTGATCACGGGCGAAGTGTGGCGACGGCCGGAATATCAGGTCGTGCACGCGGTGACGTGAGGAAGGCCTTTCCACGTCATTGCGAGGAGCCCTTGCGACGAAGCAATCCAGAATCTCTCCGCAGAGGTGCTCTGGATTGCTTCGCTTCGCTCGCAATGACGGCGGAGAGATCAGGGATGCTCACCCCACAACGCCCTCACGATCGCGTCGAGCCCGTCCGTGAGCGCCGCCGGTCCTGGCTGCAGGATGATCGGCGACTTGATCTCGACGATACGATCGTCGCGTACGGCCGGAATGTCGCTCCAGCCATCGCGCTGCTTGATGCGGACTGGGACGACCTTCTTGCCGCACCATGACGCGAGGATCACATCGGGCGCGGCCTCGCGCACAGCGTTCTCCGAGACGATGCGGTCTTTCGCGGCCTGTCGTGATCGCAGCTCCGGAAACACATCCGTGCCGCCGGCGATCTCGATCAGCTCGGACACCCAGCCGATGCCCGAGATCAACGGATCGTCCCATTCCTCGAAATAGACTCTTGGGCGCGGCGAGGGGCGGGGCGTTGCAGTGATCGCGGCGAGGCGCTGCTCGAGACTCCGAGCGAGGTCCTCCGCGCGCTGAGCCGCGCCGAC comes from Bradyrhizobium sp. CCGE-LA001 and encodes:
- a CDS encoding pyridoxamine 5'-phosphate oxidase family protein; the encoded protein is MSQVEISNSYPTSARNQVKRRHDRGFYDHATVHRILDSSMLCHVSYVIDGQPYCTPTFFWREGTKLYWHGSSASRMLRNQTRGERVCLTVAHLDSLVLARCGFNHSADYRAVMAFGTAYLVTDPAEKERAVIAMVDRFFPGRTASLRQSNTQEIKATSFIAMEIEEASAKVRAKGVADDDEDYELPVYAERIPVRTVLGAPEPCPRLLDGVSRPATLDGYSEGRLLEDALRDAYFVEYPNG
- a CDS encoding ArgE/DapE family deacylase, giving the protein MNAEMQQRILDAVDAGFEAQLATTRDFVAIPSTRGAEGPCQDMIGDLLRERGYEVDDWHINVDDLKDLRGFGPIEHDFSKARSVVGTYRPQTSAGKSLILQGHCDVVPAGPLDLWETPPFSPVIKNGKMFGRGACDMKSGTIGALYALDAIKAAGLKPTARIHFQSVIEEESTGVGALSTLQRGYRADACFIPEPTGGKMVRSQVGVIWFRLRVKGHPTHVAFAGSGANAIMAAYHLIQALQKLEIEWNERAKADRHFKTLNHPINFNPGIIKGGDWASSVPAWCDVDCRIAVLPGWSIADHQKEIMACVAAAARNHRFLANNPPEVEWSGFLSEGYELTDAAAPEAAFGKAFNTVYGGAVEDLVFTALTDTRFYGLNHGIPSLCFGASGGEMHGFNEYVDLDSLKKTTKAMALFIAEWCGVEKA
- a CDS encoding alpha/beta hydrolase; its protein translation is MRDWDDAYANSAHIPGSDKMPALWAERAAAYRAGLKDFRADIAYGTGERQHIDLVLPDGDSKGLVVFVHGGYWMRFDKSTWTDLAEGARHHGWTVALPSYTLTPAARISDITAEIRAAIAKAASLVAGPIRLAGHSAGGHLVTRMLCDDSRLDPAVYNRIAGTLSISGLHDLRPLLKTKMNETLRMTIEEATLESAALHLPRGHAPVTAWVGGSERPEFIRQSDLMANIWTGFDVPTRLVVDPGLNHFTVIDGLKDPSSPITARLIGLD
- the kynA gene encoding tryptophan 2,3-dioxygenase translates to MTSSDYDPAREGAETDFARRMSYGDYLALDAILGAQHPLSEAHDEMLFIIQHQTTELWMRLAIHELSAARRAIARDEVQPAMKMLARVSRIFEQLNGAWDVLRTMTPSEYTRFRSQLGQSSGFQSRQYRLIEFLLGNRNHAMLKPHAHDVETTKLLEAELATPSLYDEVLRLADRHGLKMPAAVLSRDVRETHGFNEGVLQAWRIVYEAPETHWMLYELAEKLVDFEDYFRRWRFNHVTTVERVIGFKRGTGGTGGVSYLKRMLEVELFPELWRVRTIL
- the kynU gene encoding kynureninase, with the protein product MPQLRVYDDTRALFHLPDGVIYLDGNSLGALPSGVGERVSRVITDEWGNELIRAWNTAGWYAQPRHVGDRIARLIGAESGSVMVGDTLSLKVYQALAAALDMNASRKAILSDTGNFPTDLYMAEGLIQTLGRGHQLRLVAPEEIEVALSEEIAVLYITEVDYRTGRRHDMAKLTAKAHTLGIVTLWDLAHSAGALPVDLSGCGADFAAGCTYKYLNAGPGAPAFLYVAPRHADSARAALSGWMGHAKPFAFELAYAAAGGVERMRVGTPPVLAMAALEASLDIWDRVDIAEVRARSLALGDLLIAEVERRCPALRLVTPRAHECRGSQVSFAFDGGYAAMQALIARGVIGDFRAPDIMRFGITPLYVGEDEIVRAAEIIEEVITGEVWRRPEYQVVHAVT
- a CDS encoding cobalamin-binding protein; this encodes MRHFPPRRIVCLTEETVETLYLLGEQDRIVGVSGYAVRPPQVRREKPRVSAFVSADIPRILALEPELVLAFSDLQAGIVADLVRAGIDVHVFNQRDLAGIMAMIRTLGALVGAAQRAEDLARSLEQRLAAITATPRPSPRPRVYFEEWDDPLISGIGWVSELIEIAGGTDVFPELRSRQAAKDRIVSENAVREAAPDVILASWCGKKVVPVRIKQRDGWSDIPAVRDDRIVEIKSPIILQPGPAALTDGLDAIVRALWGEHP